A genome region from Pirellulales bacterium includes the following:
- a CDS encoding S8 family serine peptidase — MVATLGWKHRSLGLGSSQRRRKAVRPLKFAGESLEQRQLLSASSSTPELSAILKLAATRPFVSDEVVVAIRTPATGVNGDALTSDSISLADDPLNQLRLDGALDTSGAELLLADRSPLGEHLMLYTIPLRNGTTVAEGLARLAELPDVAWAAPNFIYSGDPRDLIPNDPLFGSQYHHSLMQNTLAWDITQGSASIIVAVTDDGVAISHADLNANIWTNPGEIPGNGLDDDGNSYVDDVHGWDFSSNDNDPNPVGSDDHGTHVAGIIAADTDNGLGVAGTAGDVTLLPVRFYGSGAWTSSVIAASYAYAIDNGARIISTSYNVDGFVGDPTFEAALDYLYDHGGLHFNSSGNNSQDNAPRTVYDQSLYVNSTTSSDTLSSFSNYGTRTDISSPGSDILSTVLGDGYGYKSGTSMATPNAAAVAALIWSQNPGWNRDQVAAQLLGTADDIDPLNPGFVGKLGTGRVNSYRGVSETLAAPRLRGLREVADGGVIFDPLGALTVDLFNLLDAASVNDPANWTLTGDGPDDAFGTADDLEVPLTLATNYQIGTNSLLFGVGAMPYDHYEFRAHSGGLVDPFGTPLDGAPGLAPGDDFVVSFDLVPEPIEWQRSAPGGSLGFEFRDAPALSSAELSLPAYILAGQQLTISAVPDDPGATVTITVRNSGGDLAVVSSPAAGIAALLEGFIVPADDSYEIVLTSDVPTGTALLATLNLAQESESLGLASNDVLGTAQSLDVFNYALGSHGASRLAVTGTTDFAAVGDYYQFQVATGQVIALSLAGGGDAAALALFDSAGVLRATNATASGNLAAQISEFFATSGGVYYARVQGDLGGGDGYTLVVTLDSGFDREPNNALLEANSVGIAQAALGAVLGGSPLPAEVEPNDDGLVGFSLNDLPLANDLSGSFLPLGGGQYRAIVTGVISTGNDVDWDFFKIVASPGDTLAVNLDGVSLADPYLLLFDHFGNLLAANDDYNGLNSFFQYSGFAYVGDYYIVADSYSSNTGSYTLTANLTTPALLGTGGFDSYSFAVNAGDELELTTLTPRVGAFPADNNLDPVIELYDPSGALVATSTNGFDGRNDLLLYNALATGRYTARVLAVSGRGEYFLDVAGATGNGDAPFVVAGLPPAGTTTNAFPGLFRLEFNEALDIASIDPSDFTLVGPVGSVHPDSVSASGAVLDLNFVGGDTGDGEYTIVVEAGVVEDLQQAGNLPYAASFTVDRLAPVITASNILQNEIVPAGVLDSIVLQFSESLDGMQLDASDVSLVEVGLGLGAITPTSFEYNDLTHQVTVQYPPLAEGSYRFTVFSGFGQFADLAGNLLDGERNVATTVPSGNGTPGGNFVLEFAADVTVAPYPTPLEAKEPLGSLIYDPTAKGAIDYSGDVDSYTIDLDANQTISVVAVPRPVADLDLQSSFTIDSSRSTLLISGDLSGLPFEEQSPGSQVGTLAGELNVQIVGGLMSLLGGNVDFVDQAGPFLPGNAPGDFAVLVDLGVGDLFARAVSRGLAGTIDPMAFTLNPDGTFDPAGFALTATAGQFEYELPPLASGSELLAGLSLVVQPGGVGSVAIVGDHQELTVPFEALVTDDVFGLTLTLHVVGQIVATAPLPPAPLDLQVTLRDPSNNVVATADTHGPNLAEWIQAAGPTTAGQYTIDVSSSDGSTGVYELRVVLNAGIETETYGGATNDTAATAQSLQGTFLNLGEGITRGAVLGQLEASQYSQSHTQTNNAYYPNTLLFSFTDATPPVGDALLHIDAIADLDATSEYFSLYAEGYFLGNVFVDDGQQLALVSTTVAIPQSVLAQLAADGVVNIELTPTINVDFLGDTSVTLTLDYNADGGGQYDYYKVNVSAGTSLSIAATSLDGKDLDFDLMLGNFVLASGAHLASNVSAAIDNFVPPFTTTLTIRVDGERNQDYSLVVVRNGALSLENNDDPSLAQDITGQHGVLGHVSQPGGPIFDGADRPLGGAIVDTGLVLPDIAAVPRSTRQLADHPEDLLGSVASAGTTQQLVAADSPLDDGPIPLLTHFAGPTDGRFVPPDSTMAAGPEQVVAIVNTRIGIYDKVSGAELFSQDFSGPSGFFGSVGATTSVFDPWIVFDPDSKRFFAVGIDIASSNESNVFLAVSKDSTPTGGDDWWKYKLNFTDFTAALGSGAHFPDYEKLSVDGDAVWISGNYFPISSGSGVYAGITALDKASLLSGGPATIVYDEKFSGFSVFPVQHYGDAGAQYFVESTNGSGSTLRIHAITNVLTSPTRVATTLAVPSYGFPVDVPQFGSSSLADSVDSRIMTGVWRDGSLWVAHSITEPTVGDGENVVRWYQIETNGFGGGGLPALVQAGNVDPGPGEHAWMPAITVDGRGNMGLAFALGGPTQYFSAAYTGRLASDPAGTTVLPVSLLREGVGNYSSFRWGDYTGISIDPSDDATIWIFNEYAALGGQWATEIGAFQLQSPEDNDWYDLQVNAGDELSLETSIPADGLGEFVNLLDPRIELYDPNGELVASDDDSGAGVNALLTHTALLTGNYKIRVLAAAGTEGEYVLYTRGSTADDPAVEVIDVDPDNGQTLTAFPATVTLDFSEQVLDFSVDPGDVFIGGLPATGVHKIDGDTFEFTVNPEAYLGDGVYEVVVIGGGILDLQYSGIQPFNSTFIVDTAGPRIVATRFNGNTLDAHRVIDSGPLVFEAQFNELLATATSARRGLFAPGADDVHLVNVDTLQAYPVLSVAFDPGTLVFRATFGDLPEGSYELVLHSGDSGFEDLVGNDLDGEPLGPNFDGTTTGDGVPGGDYHLAFMVDLAEGQLAPFRRIDPLGGLALASLGTDDYSSELTQSNNVFSPNTLQFDFLQAVAPAGDAVLTLDAFADLDLPEEYLSVSAEGVPLGNVFVNDGQQLVLVTSQLVIPQGLLSTLAADGVIHITVTPSVSVNDLGGSSLALHLDYDGGAATTGVISYPGDADDFAFTAEGGESITARVSPNDPSALLTVEVVGISAVFGAAAPGAPVILPLTVLPADGTYQLRVTGDVPGANYVVEAYRNTQVEYTDTSDEESLAIDDSLFTLGSSRWSALGHAESTDSPSVDSFTLDLTGQTGRSIDVVLDGAYAADFSGGDTIVELLGVDGVTVLATASSAPGPFSPTNYDQAILGFHVPAGGVYTLRVTSSTPGDYTLTVLESLVFDTETNNDPLGNPLRSLQGVDGALGWLDARPVPLLGDFDFVIDSTRTFLTITGTVAGEVSIVEQSAGSLVGHAEGTVHLTLSPGSIRLPGGSNIDFLLKPGNFRPGNAPADLAGKAEILPGTFAYAAFRNLATDTFGSEVALNPDGTFDVSNLFANVLSGVLDYQLLIFSGSSSLSGSTSGTNQATDPGMLTSTPLGTEILVPIAAGFSLIEPNTGFEVIINLIGQVVAVGPSTEGLDPSDAYEFDLAEGQSVTLWTETPLDGSGLEHTLDPTLRILAPNGDELLFDDNGAGDGKNAQLSFTATSGGTYRVVVGSHGGRGEYLLRSEIDEPPQVVGVEVASTNWYSNFYDYLVDKGFGAAGYAVPDGPDQLDPLPWSNIDQVKITFSEDVVGLDADDLRVYAGTGPEPVVTDFSYDATTHTGIWTFQDPLQPGKFLVHLADSLHDDANQALDGDWTNPLGGTSDAFPSGDGTAGGAFDFRLNVLPGDVNQNEVINVADMSSVSGRLNTYAGMDKYSPRADINGDGKINIADLMSVVNRVRTALPPAEPTPPPELAAALDVAGSLDVDSPVASAAAAQAASDRAFANDLWDEL, encoded by the coding sequence ATGGTCGCCACCCTTGGCTGGAAGCATCGTTCTCTGGGTCTCGGATCATCCCAGCGCCGGCGCAAGGCGGTCAGGCCGCTGAAATTCGCTGGCGAATCCCTCGAACAGCGTCAGCTCTTGTCGGCTTCTTCGTCGACACCGGAGTTGAGCGCGATCTTGAAGCTGGCGGCCACGCGGCCGTTTGTGTCCGACGAAGTGGTCGTGGCGATCCGCACGCCGGCCACGGGAGTCAACGGCGACGCGCTGACCAGCGACTCGATCAGTTTGGCTGACGACCCATTGAATCAACTCCGCCTCGATGGCGCGCTCGACACCAGCGGTGCCGAATTGCTGCTGGCCGATCGCAGCCCGCTCGGGGAGCACCTGATGCTGTACACGATTCCCTTGCGCAACGGCACGACCGTGGCCGAGGGCCTGGCGCGGTTGGCCGAGCTGCCCGACGTGGCCTGGGCAGCGCCCAACTTCATCTACAGCGGCGATCCTCGCGATTTGATTCCCAACGATCCGTTGTTCGGCAGCCAGTACCATCACTCGCTGATGCAGAACACGCTGGCCTGGGACATCACCCAAGGTTCGGCATCGATCATTGTGGCCGTCACCGACGACGGCGTGGCCATTTCTCACGCCGATCTTAACGCGAATATCTGGACCAATCCCGGCGAGATTCCCGGTAACGGCCTGGATGACGACGGCAATTCGTACGTCGACGACGTTCACGGCTGGGATTTCAGCAGCAACGACAACGATCCGAATCCCGTGGGCAGCGACGATCACGGCACGCACGTCGCGGGCATCATCGCGGCCGACACCGACAACGGCCTCGGCGTGGCCGGCACGGCCGGCGACGTCACCCTGCTGCCGGTGCGCTTCTATGGTTCCGGCGCTTGGACCTCGAGCGTGATTGCCGCGTCGTACGCCTATGCCATCGACAACGGTGCCCGGATCATCAGCACCAGTTACAACGTCGATGGCTTCGTCGGCGATCCGACTTTCGAGGCGGCACTCGACTACCTCTACGACCATGGCGGCCTGCATTTCAACTCCTCGGGCAACAACAGCCAGGACAACGCGCCGCGCACCGTCTATGACCAATCGCTGTACGTCAACAGCACGACGTCGTCCGATACGCTGAGCAGCTTCAGCAATTACGGCACCCGGACCGATATCTCCTCGCCCGGCTCGGACATCCTGTCGACAGTCTTGGGCGACGGCTATGGCTACAAGAGCGGCACCAGCATGGCGACGCCCAATGCCGCCGCGGTCGCTGCGCTCATCTGGTCGCAAAACCCCGGCTGGAACCGGGACCAGGTCGCGGCCCAATTGCTCGGCACGGCCGACGATATCGACCCTCTCAACCCCGGCTTCGTCGGCAAGCTGGGCACCGGCCGCGTGAACTCCTATCGCGGCGTGAGCGAAACGCTTGCCGCGCCCCGGCTGCGCGGCCTGCGCGAGGTCGCCGATGGCGGCGTGATCTTCGATCCGCTCGGCGCGCTCACCGTCGATCTGTTCAACCTCCTCGATGCCGCGTCGGTCAACGACCCGGCCAATTGGACGCTGACCGGCGACGGCCCGGACGACGCGTTCGGCACGGCAGACGATTTGGAAGTGCCGTTGACGCTGGCGACCAATTACCAGATCGGCACCAACAGCCTGTTGTTCGGCGTCGGCGCCATGCCGTACGACCACTACGAGTTCCGCGCGCACAGCGGCGGCCTCGTCGATCCGTTCGGCACGCCGCTCGACGGCGCTCCCGGTTTGGCGCCCGGCGATGATTTCGTCGTCTCGTTCGATCTCGTTCCCGAGCCGATCGAATGGCAGCGCAGCGCCCCGGGCGGCAGCCTGGGCTTCGAGTTCCGCGATGCGCCGGCGCTGAGCAGCGCCGAACTGTCCCTGCCGGCCTACATTTTGGCGGGTCAGCAACTGACCATCAGCGCCGTACCCGACGATCCTGGCGCCACCGTGACCATCACGGTGCGCAACTCGGGGGGTGACCTGGCCGTGGTCAGCAGCCCCGCTGCGGGAATCGCGGCTTTGCTCGAAGGGTTCATCGTCCCGGCCGACGATTCCTACGAGATCGTGCTGACGAGCGACGTGCCGACCGGTACGGCCTTGCTGGCGACGTTGAACCTGGCGCAGGAGTCCGAATCGCTCGGTCTGGCCAGCAACGATGTGTTGGGCACGGCCCAATCGCTCGACGTCTTCAACTATGCCTTGGGCAGCCACGGCGCCAGCCGCCTGGCGGTGACCGGTACGACCGATTTCGCCGCCGTGGGCGACTATTACCAGTTTCAAGTCGCGACTGGGCAAGTTATCGCCTTGTCGCTGGCCGGGGGCGGCGATGCGGCGGCGCTCGCGTTGTTCGACAGTGCCGGCGTGTTGCGGGCCACGAACGCGACGGCCAGCGGCAACCTTGCCGCACAGATTTCTGAATTCTTCGCTACGAGCGGCGGCGTCTACTATGCCCGCGTGCAAGGCGATCTGGGCGGCGGCGACGGCTACACGCTCGTGGTGACGCTCGACAGCGGGTTCGATCGCGAACCGAACAACGCATTGCTCGAAGCCAACAGCGTGGGAATTGCTCAGGCGGCCTTGGGGGCCGTTCTGGGCGGCTCGCCGCTGCCGGCCGAAGTCGAGCCCAATGACGACGGCCTGGTTGGTTTTTCGCTGAATGATCTGCCGCTCGCCAACGACCTTTCCGGAAGCTTTCTACCGCTGGGCGGCGGCCAGTATCGCGCCATCGTGACCGGCGTCATCTCGACGGGCAACGACGTCGACTGGGACTTCTTCAAGATCGTCGCCTCGCCCGGCGACACGCTGGCCGTCAATCTCGACGGCGTCAGTCTGGCCGATCCGTACCTGCTGCTCTTCGACCACTTCGGCAATTTGCTGGCCGCGAACGACGATTACAACGGCCTCAATTCGTTCTTCCAGTATTCCGGCTTCGCCTATGTGGGCGATTACTACATCGTTGCCGACTCGTACAGCAGCAACACCGGCTCTTACACGCTCACGGCGAACCTGACCACGCCGGCGCTGCTTGGCACCGGCGGATTCGACAGCTATTCCTTCGCCGTGAACGCCGGCGACGAGCTCGAATTGACGACCCTGACTCCCCGCGTCGGGGCGTTTCCTGCGGATAACAATCTCGACCCGGTGATCGAGCTGTACGATCCGAGCGGCGCGCTCGTGGCCACGAGCACCAATGGCTTTGACGGCCGCAACGACTTGCTCCTCTACAACGCCTTGGCCACCGGACGCTATACGGCGCGCGTGCTGGCGGTCTCCGGCCGGGGCGAGTATTTCCTCGACGTGGCCGGCGCCACGGGCAATGGCGACGCGCCGTTTGTCGTTGCGGGACTGCCGCCGGCGGGGACGACGACAAACGCGTTTCCCGGGCTATTCCGCCTGGAGTTCAACGAAGCCCTCGACATCGCGAGCATCGACCCGAGCGACTTTACGCTCGTCGGCCCGGTCGGATCGGTCCACCCCGACAGCGTCAGCGCCAGCGGTGCGGTTCTCGACCTGAACTTTGTCGGCGGCGACACCGGCGACGGTGAGTACACGATCGTCGTCGAGGCCGGCGTGGTCGAGGATTTGCAGCAGGCCGGCAACTTGCCGTACGCGGCCAGCTTCACCGTCGACCGCCTGGCCCCGGTGATCACCGCCAGCAACATCCTGCAGAACGAGATCGTCCCGGCGGGCGTGTTGGACTCGATCGTGCTCCAATTCAGCGAATCGCTCGACGGCATGCAGCTCGATGCCAGCGACGTTTCTCTGGTCGAGGTCGGATTGGGCCTCGGCGCGATCACCCCGACGAGCTTCGAGTACAACGACCTCACGCATCAGGTGACGGTCCAGTACCCGCCGCTGGCCGAAGGCTCGTACCGGTTCACCGTGTTCTCCGGCTTCGGGCAGTTCGCCGATCTGGCGGGCAATCTGCTCGACGGCGAGCGGAACGTGGCGACGACTGTGCCGTCGGGCAATGGCACGCCGGGCGGCAATTTCGTTCTCGAGTTTGCCGCCGATGTGACGGTGGCGCCGTATCCCACGCCGCTGGAGGCCAAGGAACCCTTGGGTTCGCTGATCTACGATCCTACGGCCAAGGGGGCGATCGACTACAGCGGCGATGTTGACAGCTATACGATCGATCTCGACGCCAATCAGACGATCTCGGTGGTCGCCGTGCCTCGGCCGGTCGCCGACCTGGACTTGCAAAGCTCGTTTACGATCGACTCCAGCCGCTCGACGCTGCTGATTTCCGGCGACTTGAGTGGACTCCCCTTCGAGGAGCAGTCCCCGGGCAGCCAAGTGGGTACGCTGGCTGGCGAACTGAACGTGCAAATCGTCGGCGGCCTGATGTCGTTGCTCGGCGGAAACGTCGACTTCGTCGATCAAGCGGGACCGTTCCTGCCCGGCAACGCGCCGGGCGATTTTGCGGTCCTGGTCGATCTGGGCGTGGGCGACCTGTTCGCACGGGCAGTTTCGCGCGGCCTCGCCGGCACCATCGACCCCATGGCCTTCACGCTCAATCCCGACGGGACGTTCGATCCAGCGGGCTTTGCTTTGACGGCCACAGCGGGCCAGTTCGAGTACGAGCTGCCCCCGTTGGCCAGCGGCTCGGAACTGCTCGCAGGGCTGTCGCTCGTGGTGCAGCCCGGGGGAGTCGGTTCAGTCGCCATCGTCGGCGATCACCAGGAATTGACCGTTCCGTTCGAGGCCCTGGTCACGGACGACGTGTTCGGTCTGACGCTCACGCTCCACGTCGTGGGACAGATCGTCGCCACGGCGCCGCTGCCGCCTGCGCCCTTGGACCTGCAAGTGACGCTGCGCGATCCGTCGAACAACGTCGTCGCCACGGCCGATACGCACGGGCCCAACCTTGCGGAATGGATTCAGGCGGCCGGCCCGACCACGGCCGGGCAATACACCATCGACGTCAGCTCGTCCGACGGGTCGACGGGCGTTTACGAACTGCGCGTCGTGCTCAACGCGGGCATCGAAACCGAGACGTACGGCGGCGCGACCAACGACACGGCCGCGACGGCCCAGTCGCTCCAAGGCACGTTCCTCAACCTCGGCGAAGGGATCACGCGCGGCGCCGTGTTGGGCCAGCTCGAAGCGTCCCAGTATTCGCAGTCGCACACGCAGACGAACAACGCCTATTATCCCAACACGCTGTTGTTCTCGTTCACCGATGCGACCCCACCGGTCGGGGACGCGCTGCTGCACATCGATGCCATCGCCGATCTCGACGCGACCAGCGAGTATTTCTCGCTCTATGCCGAGGGCTACTTCCTCGGCAACGTGTTCGTCGACGATGGGCAGCAATTGGCCCTCGTTTCGACCACGGTCGCGATTCCCCAGAGTGTGCTGGCGCAATTAGCTGCCGATGGAGTCGTGAACATCGAGCTCACCCCGACGATCAACGTCGATTTCCTGGGAGACACCTCGGTCACGTTGACGCTCGACTACAACGCCGATGGCGGCGGACAATACGACTACTACAAGGTCAACGTGAGCGCCGGCACGAGCCTCTCGATTGCGGCCACGTCGCTCGACGGCAAGGACCTTGATTTCGACCTGATGCTGGGCAATTTCGTGCTCGCCAGTGGTGCCCACCTGGCCTCCAATGTCAGCGCGGCCATCGACAACTTCGTGCCGCCGTTCACGACCACACTCACGATCCGCGTCGACGGCGAACGGAACCAGGACTACTCCTTGGTGGTGGTGCGCAACGGCGCCTTGAGCCTCGAGAACAACGACGATCCCAGCCTGGCCCAGGACATCACCGGCCAACACGGCGTGCTCGGCCACGTCAGCCAACCGGGCGGGCCGATCTTCGACGGCGCAGACCGCCCGCTGGGCGGCGCGATCGTCGATACCGGCCTGGTGCTGCCGGACATCGCGGCGGTTCCGCGCTCGACGCGGCAGCTCGCCGACCATCCCGAGGACCTGCTCGGCTCGGTCGCCAGCGCCGGCACGACCCAGCAGCTCGTGGCCGCCGACTCGCCGCTCGACGACGGACCGATCCCGCTGCTCACGCACTTCGCTGGCCCGACCGACGGGCGATTCGTGCCGCCCGACTCGACGATGGCCGCCGGTCCCGAGCAGGTCGTGGCGATCGTCAATACGCGGATCGGCATCTACGACAAGGTCTCCGGAGCCGAACTGTTCAGCCAGGACTTCTCCGGTCCGTCAGGCTTCTTCGGGTCGGTCGGGGCGACGACCAGCGTGTTCGATCCGTGGATCGTCTTCGATCCCGACTCGAAGCGCTTTTTCGCGGTGGGGATCGACATCGCTTCGAGCAATGAGAGCAATGTCTTCCTCGCCGTGTCGAAAGACTCCACGCCAACCGGCGGTGACGACTGGTGGAAGTACAAGCTGAACTTCACCGACTTCACGGCCGCCTTGGGCAGCGGCGCTCACTTCCCCGACTACGAGAAACTTTCGGTCGACGGGGACGCCGTCTGGATTTCGGGCAACTACTTCCCGATCTCCTCGGGCAGCGGCGTGTACGCCGGGATCACGGCGCTGGACAAAGCGTCCTTGCTCTCCGGGGGGCCGGCCACGATCGTGTACGACGAAAAGTTCAGCGGCTTCTCGGTCTTTCCGGTGCAGCACTACGGCGACGCGGGAGCCCAGTATTTCGTCGAGTCGACCAACGGCAGCGGCAGCACGCTGCGGATCCACGCGATTACGAACGTGCTGACCAGTCCCACGCGCGTGGCCACCACGCTGGCGGTCCCGTCGTATGGCTTCCCGGTCGACGTACCCCAATTCGGCAGCAGCAGCCTGGCCGACTCGGTCGACTCGCGGATCATGACGGGCGTGTGGCGCGACGGCTCGCTCTGGGTGGCGCATTCGATCACCGAGCCCACCGTCGGCGACGGCGAAAATGTGGTTCGCTGGTACCAGATCGAGACCAATGGCTTCGGCGGCGGCGGCCTGCCCGCGCTCGTGCAGGCCGGTAACGTCGATCCAGGGCCGGGCGAACATGCCTGGATGCCCGCCATCACCGTCGACGGCCGAGGCAACATGGGCCTGGCGTTTGCCTTGGGCGGCCCGACGCAGTACTTCAGCGCCGCCTACACCGGGCGTCTGGCCTCGGATCCGGCGGGCACGACCGTGCTGCCGGTCAGTCTGCTGCGCGAAGGCGTGGGCAATTACTCGTCGTTCCGCTGGGGCGATTACACCGGCATCTCGATCGATCCGAGCGACGACGCCACGATCTGGATCTTCAACGAGTACGCCGCGCTCGGCGGCCAATGGGCCACCGAGATCGGCGCGTTCCAGCTGCAGTCGCCCGAAGACAACGACTGGTACGACCTGCAGGTCAACGCGGGCGATGAGCTCTCGCTGGAAACGTCGATCCCGGCCGACGGCCTGGGCGAATTCGTCAATCTGCTCGATCCGCGGATCGAGCTGTACGATCCAAACGGCGAACTCGTCGCTTCGGATGACGACTCGGGCGCTGGCGTCAACGCGCTGTTGACCCATACGGCCTTGCTGACGGGCAATTACAAGATTCGCGTGTTGGCGGCCGCAGGTACCGAGGGCGAATACGTGCTGTACACGCGCGGCAGCACGGCCGACGACCCGGCGGTCGAAGTGATCGACGTCGATCCGGACAACGGCCAGACGCTGACGGCCTTCCCGGCCACCGTCACGCTCGACTTTTCGGAGCAGGTGCTCGATTTCTCTGTCGACCCGGGCGACGTGTTCATCGGTGGCCTGCCGGCGACCGGCGTGCACAAGATCGACGGCGACACGTTCGAATTCACGGTCAATCCCGAGGCCTACCTGGGCGACGGCGTCTACGAAGTGGTCGTCATCGGCGGTGGCATCCTCGATCTGCAATACAGCGGCATCCAGCCGTTCAATTCGACGTTCATCGTGGACACGGCCGGGCCGCGGATCGTCGCCACGCGCTTCAATGGCAACACGCTCGATGCCCACCGCGTCATCGACTCGGGTCCCCTGGTGTTCGAGGCCCAGTTCAACGAACTCCTGGCGACCGCCACCAGCGCCAGGCGCGGGCTGTTCGCGCCGGGCGCCGACGACGTGCACCTGGTCAACGTCGACACGCTGCAGGCCTACCCGGTGCTCTCCGTGGCCTTCGATCCGGGCACCCTGGTGTTCCGCGCCACGTTTGGCGATCTGCCCGAGGGTAGCTACGAATTGGTGCTCCACTCGGGCGATTCGGGCTTCGAGGATCTGGTCGGCAACGATCTGGACGGCGAGCCGCTGGGCCCGAATTTCGACGGCACCACCACGGGCGACGGCGTGCCGGGCGGCGACTATCACCTGGCGTTCATGGTCGATCTGGCCGAGGGCCAGTTGGCTCCCTTCCGGCGAATCGATCCGCTGGGCGGTCTGGCGCTGGCGAGCCTGGGCACGGACGACTACTCGTCGGAACTGACGCAGTCGAACAACGTCTTTTCGCCCAACACGTTGCAGTTCGATTTCCTGCAAGCGGTGGCCCCGGCCGGCGATGCGGTGCTGACTCTCGACGCGTTCGCGGACCTCGATTTGCCCGAAGAGTACCTCAGCGTTTCGGCCGAAGGCGTGCCGCTCGGCAACGTCTTCGTGAACGATGGCCAGCAACTGGTGCTCGTCACCAGCCAACTGGTCATTCCGCAGGGGCTGCTGTCCACGCTCGCTGCCGACGGGGTGATCCACATCACGGTCACGCCCTCCGTCTCGGTCAACGATCTGGGGGGCAGTTCGCTCGCGCTGCACCTCGATTATGACGGCGGCGCCGCGACGACCGGCGTCATCAGCTATCCCGGCGACGCGGACGACTTCGCCTTCACCGCCGAGGGCGGCGAATCGATCACGGCCCGGGTGTCGCCGAACGACCCCAGCGCGCTCCTCACGGTCGAAGTAGTCGGGATCTCGGCCGTCTTCGGGGCTGCTGCTCCCGGCGCGCCGGTCATCCTGCCGCTCACGGTCCTGCCGGCCGACGGAACCTATCAGTTGCGCGTGACCGGCGACGTGCCCGGCGCCAACTACGTCGTCGAGGCGTATCGCAATACGCAAGTCGAATACACCGACACGTCCGACGAGGAGTCGCTGGCAATCGACGACTCGCTGTTCACGCTCGGGTCGAGCCGTTGGTCGGCACTCGGACATGCGGAGTCGACTGACTCGCCGAGCGTCGACAGCTTCACGCTCGATCTGACCGGCCAGACCGGCCGTTCGATCGACGTGGTGCTCGATGGGGCCTATGCGGCCGATTTCTCCGGCGGCGACACGATCGTCGAGTTGCTGGGCGTCGATGGCGTAACCGTCCTGGCCACGGCTTCGAGCGCTCCTGGCCCGTTCTCGCCCACCAACTATGACCAGGCCATCCTCGGCTTCCACGTGCCCGCCGGTGGGGTCTACACGCTCCGGGTCACCAGCTCGACGCCGGGCGACTACACGCTCACGGTGCTCGAGTCGCTCGTCTTCGACACGGAGACGAACAACGACCCGCTCGGCAATCCGCTGCGCAGTCTCCAAGGCGTCGATGGCGCGCTCGGCTGGCTCGATGCCCGGCCCGTGCCGCTGCTCGGCGATTTCGACTTTGTGATCGATTCGACACGCACCTTCCTGACCATCACGGGCACGGTCGCTGGCGAGGTCTCGATCGTCGAGCAATCGGCCGGCAGCCTGGTCGGCCATGCCGAGGGTACGGTTCACCTGACATTGAGCCCGGGCTCGATCCGGTTGCCCGGTGGCTCGAACATCGACTTCCTGCTGAAGCCGGGCAACTTCCGGCCGGGCAACGCTCCGGCGGACCTGGCCGGGAAGGCCGAGATTCTGCCCGGCACGTTTGCCTACGCGGCATTCCGTAACCTGGCTACCGACACCTTCGGGTCAGAGGTGGCGTTGAATCCCGACGGCACGTTCGACGTGTCGAACCTGTTTGCCAACGTGCTGTCCGGAGTTCTCGACTACCAATTGCTCATCTTTTCCGGCTCCTCTTCGCTGAGCGGTTCCACCTCGGGCACCAATCAAGCGACCGATCCGGGCATGCTGACCTCGACGCCGCTGGGCACGGAGATCCTGGTACCGATCGCGGCCGGATTCTCGCTGATCGAGCCCAACACGGGCTTCGAGGTGATCATCAATCTGATCGGGCAGGTGGTTGCCGTCGGGCCCAGCACCGAAGGACTCGATCCAAGCGACGCTTACGAATTTGATCTGGCCGAAGGCCAATCGGTGACGTTGTGGACGGAAACGCCGCTCGACGGTTCGGGCCTCGAGCACACGCTCGATCCGACGTTGCGGATTCTGGCCCCCAATGGCGACGAGTTGCTGTTCGACGACAACGGCGCCGGCGATGGGAAGAATGCGCAACTCAGCTTTACAGCCACGAGCGGTGGCACCTACCGCGTCGTGGTCGGCTCGCACGGAGGCCGCGGCGAGTACTTGCTGCGCAGCGAAATCGACGAGCCACCCCAGGTCGTAGGGGTCGAGGTTGCGTCGACGAACTGGTATTCGAACTTTTACGATTACCTGGTCGACAAGGGATTCGGTGCCGCGGGATATGCCGTGCCGGACGGGCCCGATCAGCTCGATCCGCTGCCCTGGTCGAATATCGATCAGGTCAAGATCACCTTCAGCGAAGACGTTGTCGGGCTCGATGCAGACGACCTCCGGGTTTACGCCGGTACGGGGCCGGAGCCCGTCGTCACCGACTTCAGCTACGATGCGACTACGCACACGGGAATTTGGACGTTCCAGGATCCGTTGCAGCCGGGTAAATTCCTGGTCCATCTCGCCGACTCCCTGCACGATGACGCGAACCAGGCGCTCGACGGCGATTGGACGAACCCGCTGGGTGGCACGAGCGATGCGTTTCCCTCGGGCGACGGCACCGCGGGCGGTGCTTTCGACTTCCGGCTGAACGTCCTGCCCGGCGACGTGAATCAGAACGAGGTGATCAATGTGGCCGACATGAGCAGTGTCTCCGGCCGGTTGAACACCTATGCGGGCATGGATAAGTATTCGCCCCGGGCCGACATCAACGGCGACGGCAAGATTAACATTGCCGACCTGATGAGCGTCGTGAACCGCGTACGCACGGCGCTGCCTCCGGCGGAACCCACCCCGCCGCCCGAGTTGGCAGCAGCGCTCGACGTGGCGGGCAGCCTGGACGTTGACAGCCCGGTCGCATCGGCCGCCGCGGCCCAAGCTGCCAGCGATCGCGCCTTTGCAAACGACCTGTGGGACGAACTGTAA